From the genome of Cognaticolwellia beringensis, one region includes:
- the queF gene encoding NADPH-dependent 7-cyano-7-deazaguanine reductase QueF (Catalyzes the NADPH-dependent reduction of 7-cyano-7-deazaguanine (preQ0) to 7-aminomethyl-7-deazaguanine (preQ1) in queuosine biosynthesis) — translation MSTYTNANALSNLTLGKATNYCSQYNPELLQAVPRSLNRDSLGLTANNLPFTGEDVWYGYELSWLNDKGKPVVAVAEFSFPCTSPSIVESKSFKLYLNSFNQTQFPSWQSVESALRKDLSATAGASAEVKLFPVDNCPALSLSTDTALCIDDLDIEINQYQLAPDILKNAGEQEGNNVAEYLVCHLLKSNCLITNQPDWASVYIKYQGKQICHETLLKYLISFRQHNEFHEQCVERIFCDIKRFCHMESLTVFARYTRRGGLDINPFRSTTEIKAPKLRTLRQ, via the coding sequence ATGAGCACTTATACAAACGCAAATGCGTTAAGCAACTTAACGCTTGGAAAAGCAACAAACTATTGCAGTCAATATAACCCAGAATTACTACAAGCGGTACCAAGAAGCTTAAATAGAGACAGTTTAGGCTTAACAGCTAATAACCTTCCTTTTACAGGTGAAGATGTTTGGTATGGCTATGAACTTTCATGGCTTAATGACAAAGGTAAGCCTGTAGTTGCTGTTGCTGAGTTTAGTTTTCCATGCACGAGTCCTAGCATTGTTGAATCAAAGTCATTTAAGCTGTACTTAAATAGCTTTAATCAAACCCAATTTCCCTCATGGCAAAGCGTAGAGTCTGCGTTAAGAAAAGATTTATCAGCCACTGCAGGCGCTTCAGCTGAAGTAAAACTGTTTCCGGTTGATAACTGCCCTGCTCTTAGTTTATCTACTGATACAGCGTTGTGCATAGATGATCTTGATATTGAAATTAACCAATATCAATTAGCACCCGATATATTAAAAAATGCTGGTGAGCAAGAAGGCAATAACGTAGCAGAATATTTAGTTTGCCATTTATTAAAATCAAACTGCTTAATTACTAATCAACCTGACTGGGCAAGTGTTTATATAAAATACCAAGGTAAACAAATTTGTCATGAAACCTTATTAAAGTATTTAATTTCATTTCGTCAACACAATGAATTTCACGAACAATGTGTTGAACGGATATTTTGTGACATCAAGCGCTTTTGCCATATGGAAAGTCTAACTGTTTTCGCCAGATACACACGAAGAGGCGGTTTAGATATTAATCCTTTCCGCTCAACTACTGAGATAAAAGCACCTAAATTAAGAACACTTAGGCAATAA
- the syd gene encoding SecY-interacting protein, whose product MKISNYSLNDLVWHFSQDYLKAYQHRFEHLPITHIVEDWASPCEQGVYKEEFSLWHPIKVDEELTFDNVEEALEVKLHDDIKQYFTAMYSDSLDASCSEGDLSLLFAWSSKDFSRLQENIIGHILMKTKLKQKLTIFFAITDDDDHIISLDNETGSVWVEKVGCDPHKKIADTLADFISQLTPRIPPKAIEND is encoded by the coding sequence ATGAAAATATCAAATTATTCTCTTAATGATCTCGTATGGCATTTTTCTCAAGATTACTTAAAAGCGTACCAACATAGATTTGAACATTTACCTATTACTCATATAGTTGAGGATTGGGCGTCACCTTGCGAGCAAGGTGTGTATAAAGAAGAGTTTTCGCTTTGGCATCCGATAAAAGTGGATGAAGAACTGACTTTCGATAATGTTGAAGAGGCCTTGGAAGTAAAACTTCATGATGACATTAAACAATATTTTACCGCTATGTACAGTGATAGCTTAGACGCAAGTTGCTCAGAAGGGGATTTGTCATTGTTATTTGCATGGAGCAGCAAAGATTTCTCTCGTTTACAAGAAAATATCATTGGTCATATTTTAATGAAAACGAAATTAAAACAAAAGTTGACGATATTTTTTGCCATCACTGATGATGACGACCATATCATATCCTTAGACAATGAAACTGGCTCAGTTTGGGTCGAAAAAGTCGGCTGCGATCCGCATAAAAAAATAGCGGATACACTTGCTGATTTTATTTCGCAACTTACGCCACGGATACCACCAAAAGCTATCGAAAATGATTAG
- a CDS encoding DUF3192 domain-containing protein has product MKKSLLALIVIAPLTLGLTGCVIAVGGEDGHSISGDFEDREYKNRKKIAGIQLNTAFADVSREMGVADFTETYLKDGKTVNVVYYRTHRLHKDGLTTKDECTKLVFVNNSLTAIEQAG; this is encoded by the coding sequence ATGAAAAAATCGTTATTAGCACTAATCGTTATCGCGCCTTTAACATTGGGTTTAACCGGCTGTGTTATTGCCGTTGGTGGCGAAGATGGTCACTCGATTTCAGGTGATTTTGAAGACCGAGAATATAAAAATAGAAAAAAAATTGCGGGTATTCAATTAAATACAGCCTTTGCTGATGTTTCTCGTGAAATGGGTGTAGCTGACTTTACCGAGACTTATTTAAAAGATGGCAAAACCGTTAATGTTGTTTACTACCGAACACACCGCCTGCACAAAGATGGCTTAACAACTAAAGATGAATGTACAAAATTAGTTTTTGTTAATAATAGCCTGACGGCTATAGAGCAAGCCGGTTAA
- a CDS encoding DUF3300 domain-containing protein: MLKVNIKRSLSHLIFSLSSALVLSAPSFSAENASKTYYGSNNEPTLAEQTSTRNFTRAELEQMLAPIALYPDTLLTHILIATTYPIEVVDAERWLNKNSQLSAQALADAADDKDWDASVKALLPFPNVLKKLSEDLHWMRNLGDAFLQDEAQVLASVQILRQQADQAGNLQNMNNVNVVRETKTIIIESRQPDIIYVPYYDTRVVYGDWRWSHYPPIFWQHPVHYVSHHGPYYWHNPVHLTVGLFFGAVHWNNRHVVVQHHKSRYYKNHGKKKTSTSYQSKRWQHNPRHRKGVAYRTSSTQKKYRSQTPSAQQHKVLRANQRHFVNKNKHTAQHASNRYNSSKSQSLKHKLQVNRAEKIDQNKANKHSFTRQEPYGNKNWRHAKDSRKIDNNKIKTSPKRYEQKHKEFRANEKNVSHKQSTQVLTSRNNSEKSYSKPMKTPNSTVQKRHNSNRLKSEKSVRKHSNTNVANRQQSSGSRTHQSRAKQHN; this comes from the coding sequence ATGCTAAAAGTAAATATCAAAAGGTCGTTGAGTCACTTAATTTTTTCTCTATCAAGTGCACTAGTACTATCTGCACCAAGTTTTAGCGCAGAAAACGCTAGTAAAACCTACTATGGTTCAAATAATGAACCAACATTAGCTGAACAAACAAGCACCCGCAATTTTACACGTGCTGAGCTAGAGCAGATGCTGGCACCCATCGCTTTATACCCAGACACCTTGCTCACCCATATCCTTATTGCTACAACATACCCAATTGAAGTTGTTGACGCAGAGCGTTGGTTAAATAAAAACAGCCAACTAAGCGCACAGGCACTTGCCGACGCTGCTGATGATAAAGATTGGGATGCCAGCGTTAAAGCCCTTCTACCGTTTCCAAACGTACTTAAGAAATTAAGCGAAGATTTACATTGGATGCGTAATTTAGGTGATGCTTTCTTGCAAGATGAGGCACAAGTACTTGCCAGTGTGCAAATATTACGTCAACAAGCAGACCAGGCAGGAAACCTTCAAAATATGAACAACGTTAATGTTGTTCGTGAAACGAAAACAATCATTATTGAATCAAGACAACCCGATATAATTTATGTGCCCTACTATGACACCCGAGTGGTTTATGGTGATTGGCGTTGGTCGCATTACCCACCAATTTTTTGGCAGCACCCTGTGCACTATGTTTCGCATCATGGTCCTTATTATTGGCATAATCCTGTACACCTAACCGTTGGGCTATTTTTTGGAGCTGTACATTGGAATAATCGGCATGTTGTAGTTCAACATCACAAATCTCGATATTACAAAAACCATGGCAAGAAGAAAACTTCGACCAGTTACCAGTCTAAACGCTGGCAGCATAACCCTCGGCACAGAAAGGGGGTAGCTTATCGTACATCGAGTACTCAGAAAAAATATCGCAGTCAAACGCCTAGCGCTCAGCAACATAAAGTTTTACGTGCTAATCAAAGGCATTTTGTGAATAAAAATAAGCACACAGCACAGCATGCTAGTAATAGATATAACAGTAGTAAAAGTCAAAGTCTGAAGCATAAATTGCAAGTCAATCGAGCAGAAAAAATTGACCAGAACAAGGCTAATAAACACTCATTTACTAGACAGGAACCTTATGGAAATAAAAATTGGCGACACGCTAAAGACAGTAGAAAAATTGATAATAATAAAATAAAAACATCGCCAAAACGTTACGAGCAAAAGCATAAAGAGTTTAGAGCTAACGAAAAAAACGTCAGCCATAAGCAAAGTACTCAAGTGTTAACTAGCCGAAATAACAGTGAAAAAAGTTATTCAAAGCCAATGAAAACACCGAATAGTACAGTGCAGAAGCGCCATAACTCAAATCGTTTAAAAAGCGAAAAAAGCGTAAGAAAGCATTCAAATACTAACGTGGCCAACAGACAACAAAGTAGCGGTAGTAGAACGCACCAAAGCCGAGCCAAACAACATAACTAA
- a CDS encoding ATP-binding protein, protein MFNSLKKSLNSLKTRVLFSALLMIFILLPIVGLIISNAYEKHMVASLKNELSAYSYSILAIIEVENNLLIMPDQLLETQFNVSQSGLYAVLTSSSTTIQNNTAEKPSTKSIKLWSSQSLLAPWQTTSFQQPLLGANAFYQAEIDDQAHYVYSLSVSYGNEEQPFPMTLHIIKQQKDLTQMMAEFHRQLMLGLAGLMLILLMIQYLWSIWTLKPLKNLKTELSDVEQGKSERLTGTYPTELNQVTEQLNLLLSAEQKQRQRYRNALSDLAHSLKTPLAVMQTQKELSVLTQEQLSIINVIIEHQLRKAQSAGQSSWYLGTAVEPIANKLINSLTKIYRDKSLKFTVNIQHECNFKGDESDLLEILGNLLDNACKAAIKEVQLEIKLSVNSMTIIIQDDGVGIAPAVREDILQRGTRADTYQHGHGIGLAIVRDLVKSYQGSMHIGSSEQLKGAKFTLNFPL, encoded by the coding sequence TTGTTTAATTCACTGAAAAAATCCTTGAACTCATTAAAAACAAGAGTGCTATTTAGTGCTTTACTGATGATTTTCATCTTATTACCTATCGTCGGATTAATCATCAGTAATGCCTATGAAAAACATATGGTGGCGAGTTTGAAAAATGAACTTTCTGCTTATTCTTACTCTATTTTAGCGATTATTGAAGTTGAAAATAACCTGCTTATCATGCCAGATCAGCTATTGGAGACCCAATTTAATGTCAGCCAGTCAGGCTTATATGCGGTACTAACTTCTAGCTCAACGACAATTCAAAACAACACAGCAGAAAAGCCTTCTACTAAATCAATCAAGCTTTGGAGTTCTCAATCACTACTTGCGCCTTGGCAAACAACAAGCTTTCAACAACCCCTGTTAGGAGCAAATGCATTTTACCAAGCTGAGATTGATGACCAGGCACATTATGTCTACAGCTTAAGTGTCAGTTATGGCAATGAAGAGCAGCCTTTTCCCATGACATTACATATTATAAAGCAGCAAAAAGATTTAACTCAAATGATGGCAGAGTTTCATCGTCAACTTATGTTAGGTTTAGCTGGCTTAATGTTAATACTTTTGATGATTCAGTACCTCTGGTCAATATGGACTTTAAAGCCTTTAAAAAATTTAAAAACCGAACTTAGCGATGTAGAACAGGGTAAAAGCGAGCGACTTACGGGGACTTATCCAACCGAGCTAAATCAAGTGACCGAGCAGTTGAACTTGTTACTAAGTGCTGAACAAAAACAGCGTCAACGCTATCGAAATGCCCTTTCTGATCTTGCTCACAGCTTGAAAACTCCGTTAGCGGTTATGCAAACTCAAAAAGAGCTATCAGTATTAACACAAGAACAACTCAGTATAATTAATGTGATCATTGAACACCAGCTTCGTAAAGCACAAAGTGCGGGGCAATCATCATGGTATTTAGGCACAGCGGTCGAGCCCATAGCAAATAAATTAATCAATAGTTTGACTAAAATATATCGAGACAAATCACTAAAGTTTACCGTCAACATTCAACATGAATGCAATTTTAAAGGTGATGAATCCGATCTGTTAGAAATCCTGGGTAACTTATTAGACAATGCCTGTAAAGCGGCTATAAAAGAAGTTCAACTTGAAATAAAACTCTCTGTAAATAGCATGACTATTATTATTCAAGATGATGGTGTAGGCATAGCCCCCGCCGTTAGAGAAGATATATTACAACGTGGAACTCGAGCAGACACTTATCAACATGGTCATGGCATAGGCTTGGCCATCGTGCGTGATTTGGTAAAAAGTTACCAAGGCAGTATGCACATCGGATCGTCAGAACAACTAAAAGGCGCAAAATTTACCCTTAACTTTCCCCTATAA
- a CDS encoding response regulator transcription factor — MRILLVEDDKNLQAHVKEHLITSKYSVDVAGDGESGLFQGQEFPYDAAIIDLGLPKLDGVSVIKSLREQGFTFPILILTARGSWQDKVSGLDAGADDYLTKPFHIEELLARLNALIRRSAGQASPLIENGPFTINTSSMQVSVDEKTISLSSYEYKLFEYLMHHLGEVKSKAQLTEHIYDQDFDLDSNVIEVFIRRLRKKLDPENKYQFIETLRGQGYLLKDFSNLNLG; from the coding sequence ATGAGAATATTACTCGTCGAAGATGATAAAAACCTGCAAGCACACGTTAAAGAACATTTGATTACCTCTAAATATAGTGTTGATGTTGCAGGTGATGGTGAGTCTGGATTATTTCAAGGTCAAGAGTTCCCTTACGATGCTGCTATTATTGATTTAGGTCTACCAAAGCTTGATGGTGTAAGCGTTATTAAATCCTTACGTGAACAGGGCTTTACATTCCCTATATTAATATTAACGGCGCGAGGTAGTTGGCAAGATAAAGTTTCAGGATTAGACGCAGGTGCTGATGACTATTTAACTAAACCTTTTCATATTGAAGAACTACTCGCGAGATTAAATGCATTAATTCGACGTAGTGCAGGACAAGCGAGTCCGTTGATCGAAAATGGCCCCTTTACGATTAACACCTCAAGTATGCAAGTTAGCGTTGATGAAAAAACGATTTCTCTAAGTAGTTATGAGTACAAACTATTTGAGTACTTGATGCACCATTTAGGTGAAGTAAAGTCTAAAGCTCAGCTTACTGAACATATATATGATCAAGACTTCGACTTGGACTCAAACGTTATTGAAGTTTTTATTCGACGATTAAGAAAGAAACTTGATCCCGAAAATAAATATCAGTTTATTGAGACTTTGCGAGGCCAAGGCTACTTATTAAAAGACTTTTCTAACCTTAATTTAGGCTGA
- a CDS encoding PepSY domain-containing protein has product MKKQLFILSVIALLIAAPVFATIEAAPNSMMIVKTKYGQASNTKSISAQQAARIVKNKFGGKVLKVNNSGSKKNPSYRVKLLKDNGHVISVNVDAQTGRISG; this is encoded by the coding sequence ATGAAGAAACAATTATTTATTCTAAGCGTAATAGCTTTATTAATAGCAGCCCCGGTGTTTGCTACGATTGAGGCTGCACCCAATAGTATGATGATTGTAAAGACTAAATATGGTCAGGCTAGTAACACTAAATCAATCAGTGCTCAACAAGCAGCCCGTATAGTTAAAAATAAATTTGGCGGTAAGGTACTAAAGGTTAACAATAGTGGTTCTAAAAAAAATCCAAGCTATCGAGTGAAATTACTTAAAGACAATGGTCATGTGATCTCAGTCAATGTTGACGCCCAAACAGGCCGAATATCAGGATAA
- a CDS encoding DUF1499 domain-containing protein: MLINTITNVCKAVVIPLLLGFPIAVIAYRMELWPMGVSFKIIKYTGYASIAVLAVSILIGLFTLFKKQYPLAKRCAFIAILSAIPAIGLSMQASKAKSLPFLHQVTTDTVNLPKFNAIIALRGDNSNPLAYDQEKLAPLQLAAYPKLKPILSQLDKDQAFAKALEVALSLGWEVVAKNEQQGIIEAVDTSALWAFKDDIAIRVQALGVSSKIDLRSISRIGGTDLGANAARVEKFITTFSDK, encoded by the coding sequence ATGTTAATTAACACCATCACCAACGTCTGTAAGGCCGTCGTTATTCCTTTGCTGCTAGGATTTCCTATCGCTGTAATCGCTTACCGAATGGAATTATGGCCGATGGGAGTGTCTTTTAAAATTATTAAATATACAGGTTATGCCAGTATCGCTGTATTAGCCGTGTCGATATTGATTGGGCTTTTTACTCTCTTTAAAAAACAATATCCGTTGGCAAAACGTTGTGCCTTTATTGCGATACTATCTGCGATACCTGCTATAGGTTTGTCGATGCAAGCGTCTAAAGCGAAATCACTACCTTTTCTACATCAAGTGACTACTGATACGGTTAATTTACCTAAATTTAACGCCATTATAGCGCTGCGTGGTGACAACAGTAATCCGTTAGCCTATGACCAAGAAAAACTTGCTCCGCTACAATTGGCTGCATACCCAAAATTAAAGCCGATACTCAGTCAATTAGATAAAGACCAAGCGTTTGCTAAAGCCCTTGAAGTTGCATTAAGTTTAGGTTGGGAAGTTGTCGCTAAAAATGAACAACAAGGCATTATTGAAGCGGTTGATACTTCGGCACTGTGGGCATTTAAAGATGATATTGCTATTCGTGTTCAAGCGCTGGGCGTAAGTAGTAAAATAGATTTGCGTTCAATTTCGCGTATTGGCGGTACAGATCTTGGTGCTAATGCAGCTCGTGTCGAAAAATTTATCACGACTTTCTCTGACAAGTAA
- a CDS encoding choice-of-anchor H family protein: protein MFNTLFNKTFNKKLTINLTATLLLVSQLSFAQTSTQIEQVSRSVGGTKSNIDSAKSEGKSHRTLAFKGMNRTEVTLARQQKAKDLASTPSTSSSSQSVVYSSNFYHSFSIYTGYSQLITDIDEDGYYQTFSVAFDADLLSPMANEQAVVFADLYLSQNGGPWVLYFSTDDFVITGEYTDDEFEVVTKLDSGYVPDYYDVLIDLYEVGYSEVVATYSSNDSNELYALPLESSDFDPEYIEVEYVEVEYYEEHSGGGIWLLLGALLALGVRLLKLTK from the coding sequence ATGTTTAATACACTATTCAATAAAACTTTTAATAAAAAGTTAACCATCAACTTAACAGCGACATTACTTTTAGTAAGCCAATTATCATTTGCCCAAACATCGACACAAATTGAACAGGTAAGTCGCTCTGTTGGTGGGACAAAAAGCAATATTGATTCCGCAAAATCAGAGGGTAAATCCCATCGGACCCTAGCATTTAAAGGTATGAATAGAACTGAGGTAACACTTGCTCGCCAACAAAAAGCAAAAGACCTTGCGTCAACACCTTCAACATCATCTTCAAGCCAAAGTGTTGTTTATAGTTCTAATTTTTATCACAGCTTTTCAATTTACACCGGCTATAGTCAACTTATCACGGATATTGACGAAGATGGCTATTATCAGACATTTAGCGTTGCCTTCGATGCGGATTTATTATCACCAATGGCTAATGAACAAGCGGTTGTTTTTGCCGACTTATACCTAAGTCAAAATGGTGGCCCGTGGGTATTGTATTTCTCTACTGACGATTTTGTTATAACGGGGGAATATACAGACGATGAATTCGAGGTGGTCACGAAACTAGATTCTGGTTATGTACCTGACTATTACGACGTGTTAATTGACTTGTATGAAGTCGGTTATAGTGAGGTGGTGGCTACTTACAGTTCAAATGACAGTAACGAACTTTATGCATTACCATTAGAAAGTAGTGACTTTGATCCTGAATACATTGAAGTCGAATATGTAGAGGTTGAATACTACGAAGAACACTCAGGGGGTGGAATTTGGTTGTTGCTTGGAGCGCTATTAGCATTAGGAGTGCGCCTCCTTAAATTGACAAAATAA
- a CDS encoding GNAT family N-acetyltransferase, protein MSSEVIGKSNVEIKAAYLSAQDLKLAASLLYQAYHDDPVFLEIFASDKSDYEQRLRAAIREELNAFWQAKQPMVGLYLGETIVGVACLNDPEEGVSSERFWHWRLKMLLGAGYFSTKQMIEKEKVVLTSVPLKKFHMLSFIAIHPLHQHHGFGHYLMAAVNSILAEHKDSEGVAVYATSKKYKAFFKDVNYQFIKEVAVGNVSGSLMVYYRETAEN, encoded by the coding sequence ATGTCATCAGAAGTCATTGGCAAAAGTAATGTCGAGATAAAAGCCGCTTATCTATCAGCTCAAGACTTGAAATTAGCCGCATCGTTGTTATACCAAGCTTATCATGACGATCCGGTATTTCTTGAAATATTTGCATCTGATAAAAGTGATTACGAACAACGTCTACGTGCAGCTATTCGTGAAGAGCTAAATGCTTTTTGGCAAGCAAAACAGCCAATGGTAGGTTTGTACTTAGGTGAAACGATAGTGGGCGTTGCATGTTTGAATGACCCCGAAGAAGGTGTTTCATCTGAGCGATTTTGGCATTGGCGCCTGAAAATGTTGCTGGGTGCAGGGTATTTTAGTACGAAACAAATGATCGAAAAAGAAAAGGTTGTTTTAACGTCGGTCCCATTGAAAAAATTTCATATGTTATCTTTTATTGCTATACACCCTTTACATCAACATCATGGTTTTGGCCATTATTTAATGGCGGCCGTAAATTCTATTTTGGCAGAACATAAAGATAGTGAAGGTGTTGCTGTTTATGCTACGAGTAAAAAATATAAAGCCTTCTTTAAAGATGTGAACTATCAGTTCATTAAAGAGGTTGCGGTGGGTAATGTATCGGGTTCTTTGATGGTTTATTATCGAGAAACAGCCGAAAATTAA
- a CDS encoding DMT family transporter encodes MIMGYWYLALAIGSEVIATMALKESDGFSHATSSTVCVIGYAAAFYFLSLVLKTVPIGVAYAIWAGMGIVLIAAISAVLYEETPDFPALIGMFLIILGVIIINVFSKTVGH; translated from the coding sequence ATGATTATGGGTTACTGGTATTTAGCGTTAGCAATTGGTTCTGAAGTTATAGCGACAATGGCGCTTAAAGAGTCAGATGGTTTTTCTCATGCTACTTCTAGTACCGTTTGTGTTATTGGTTATGCTGCAGCATTCTATTTTCTGTCCTTAGTCCTCAAAACTGTGCCCATAGGTGTTGCTTATGCTATATGGGCAGGGATGGGAATTGTCTTAATTGCAGCCATTAGTGCTGTTTTATATGAAGAAACTCCAGACTTTCCAGCGTTAATAGGTATGTTTTTAATTATATTAGGTGTAATAATTATTAACGTCTTTTCAAAAACAGTGGGTCATTAA